The DNA region tAAAGTTCAGGCTGTACATTTTGCATCAATATAGATAAATATGATCTATCATGTAAATCTAAAATAGTCTTCAATTTGAATAGACTTTTAGCAGTATGCATAAATTGGCAGTATACTTGGAAATATATGTTACTTTTCTCAGTCCAGCATTTTTGCTTTGACTGGCCTTTTTGTTGCTAATCCTTATCTTATGCTGCATATTAGATACATCGGTTTTTAAAAGCTTACTTACTACAAAACATACATGTTTCTATCTTCCCATTTTTCTGATTCCAAAGATGTGTTATAATCTGGTGAAAAGGCTGATTACAGAGACCATATTGTATTTCTATTGTACTTGTATTTGAATCAATTGTCAATGAGTGTGCTTAGATTTATACTTGTAAGTTCCTTTCCAAATAGTGTGGATGGAAAAACcaaatacttaatttaaaacaagATATATATAACTAAATCTGTATTTCTTAAAATGGAGGAATCATAATACAGCAAGTAAATTAGAGCTGTTGTATAAATGTTGAATTTAATGGGTTGCTGTCTTACAAATGTTCACAGTttgtttaaaagtaaattataatCCCAGCTTTGCAGACACAGGAGTAAATGAATAAGTAACTCATAGAACTAATTAGTAAACAAATAACCCACTGAACTATGGGTGCACACAAATGTTGCAAATTTTTTAATGGGTAGTAGTGCCATGCTGTTAGCAATTTCATGATACATGGtttcaaacaaaacacccaCCAAGGTTATGCTGTCTGAAAACATTACTCTTTTTGTCAAACATCTGATCTGGAAGGCTTTAAAAGATCATACAAATGTCTTAAAAGCAGACTCTTCAGTGTCTGCTTTTATGCTGAAATTTAAGGGATGTAATAACGGATTGAAGATTGCAAGGGGAAATTAGGCAGACTGGGATTTAGTCAGGATGATGTTGCACTATATAGGAAAAGTGGACGTTAGGTAACAAGATAAATTCATACAATATTACATATATGATTAGTTAGTATCTTGATATATTTGGGATCATGTTAGTGTAAAATCTGGGCAGTGTTATTGCTGCTAGTGTTGGCATATCACTTTCATAGTGGTGCTTGTGAAATAGCTAATGAACCGTGTGATCTGCTTTGCCAGAGAAGCTTCCCATAGATCTGTTAAGATTTTCTCATGCTTGTTTTTCAGCCAGATTGTTTCCCATTCTTGTTTGATGGTAGTGATAGGAACAGTTATACCACCATCTGTAGAAACAAGTGGTGTGTGTACAGCAATACTTGCATAAAATTTGAAGCTGATTGATAGAGCATATTCTTCTCTGTTGTCAGCTCTGTGTCTTACATTACAGTAAGGACTGTCACTTAATACCCAGCAACTTTGTTCCTgccctttcttttccattgATGACTTCAGCCTAATAGAAAACAATTAATTTGACAGCTggtgaaaaatattcttttcaagAGCCTGTTCAGTATTTTAATGACAATGACCAAGTTAATACTGTTGAAGGTATTCAAGGTCTGCAGTGATTGCCTCACGGCCAATTCACCTCTTTTGTACCAGTAAAATGTTGAAGCaatacagtaaaattattttggtgcTACAAAATGTGTGCCAAGGGGCCAGTCTAACAGTTTGCTAATAATAACGCACAAGTGACTGTGAGCAAGCAATTCTGAGAGCCAGAAccctcaaattaaaaaaaaagaaaaaaaaaaaaaaaggtagcatAAAAAGAAGAAGCTCTCAGCCAGCCACTGAATGAGTTGCAGGCTCATCAGATTCCAGCTCTGGCAAGCTGACAGTAATTCAGATATCAGTTTATTTAAACCTTTGCATTATTCATGAGGGAGACCACAAATGACCTTTCaaatataaatgaaaagcaTGGAAGTAACCTCCTAATTTCTTCTCTTATGCCTATTTTTACAGGAGCCATAACATCTCACTGCTTCCTCTTTTCACACTCAATAAGAAGGCTGTTGCTGTCTGCACTTAGCCTTAGTTGTGGAATCAGTCTTTGGGTAGTAAATTATAGAGTTTAATTGGAGAGATTCAAGCAATAGCTACAAAAGATTATTCTCTCTTCGATGAAAGCTTTGGTTCTACTGGCGGTGCATATCCCACTCCCCAGGCAGTAGCTTAAGGGCGTGAGAAGAGCTACGTGTGTCAGATTTTCCAAAATGGGAAAGCTCTAGATAATATTTAGCATCCAGTGactgaaaactaaaaatagGTTCATTGCTACTTTGTATTGATGTGTCAAATCTGTGTTTTGATCTTTTTGACATgactttcagatttttctttctgtttgaagCCAGGAGTGATTTTGGAATGATGCCTGCCACTTATGGGAATGATATGTCTCCATTGCCCAATTTCCAGAAATAGAAGTGAGCTTATTCTTAGTAGATGCGTCCTGATGGGCATAGTGCAGGTGCAACCTAGTGCAGGGGCAAATTTCATGTGTCATTATCCCATAcaaggaggagatggaggagatATTACTGTGGAACATCACCCTGCCATGTGCCTGCTGCAGAGTCCCTAGGAGAACATGATTTCCTTGGTCATGCTGTGTCCTTTCGAAGGTCCCCTGAGGCTGTCAGAGTGGCATGAAGGTCCTTCACATACAAACCAACATTCCTCTCTGTGTGATTCTGCAGAATCCAGCCTGTGCACTCCCCCAGCCTGTGCACCTGCCttataaagttaaaaatatgtatacatacacacacacacacacacacacacacaaatacacatatatatgtatatttaattCCAGAATGAACAAAACTCCTCAACATATTCTGGTCcttaaaaaactttaaatacATTACCTATGTAAGAACTATTTAGCAAATAGTAGGTGTGGTGTATACATTTCTCATAGATATTTTACATATGGCAAAAGTCAAAAGAATTTATAAATGTATTCACTAACCAGAGTGACTTTCAAGGAGGAGAGAGTAATTGTTCTCTATGACACAGGTAGGGCAGAAATGCAGGGTTTCTAAATATTACTGCTGAGATATGAGAGGCACATGCCCTAATTTCAAATATcggaaaacagaattttctgcatttttctcttttcatcagAAGGGGTAATGTCCCTTTTCCCATTGAGTAACTCATGCCCAGGGAtggcaggaacagcagaaacTCCCCTACATTGAGCATTCACACTCTCCTTGGTGCCTTTATGTGGGAGTCTCCCAGGAGCAGGCTGGACATCTGAGTAGAGGTAGCAGCAGAGCCTTGAATTCAGCTTTCATCTGCAGCACTGGGGTATGATCTTTCAAAGTGGCCAGCTGTTTAGCGCTTTTTAGGCTCACTTAAATACATGCTAAATAATGTCTTCTATTTCTGGGACACTGATGCAATGTCTGTCTGCTATGAAGCATACTTTCGTTTAATTGTAAagcaaataagaaattaaatctgTGCAAGATTCAGGTAAAGTCAAACATGctaaacaaataatgaaaaaaataattaggacaGTGGGGGAGTAAAGAGATGAGGCAAGACAGAGCAAAATATTCCTAGAGAAGGACAGCaacaataatatttaattttagctTACTTGAGTAAAAGGCCTAAAAATTGAGAGACCACAGttttaaataacaaaaccccacaaatatCCTAGCTCTTTTGCTAATCGATGCTAATAGATGTAAGTGACAAAAAATATGGATCTTAATTCACACCTAATGGTGTAACATGCTAGAGGTAtagaaaagagaggaggaacTGAAAACTAGTATTTTATGTGGAATATCAGTGGAATTCCTGATCCGGGAAATTCAGGGCTTAGCAAAACATTCAATTTTGTGTCACTTCCATGCAGCAAGTAAAAAGTATTTACAAACACTTTTCTCCATACCTACCACTTTGCTTCATGTTATCCTTGATAGGTTCCAACTGAGATTACTTTGAAGTGGTTTGAGGTTTATGTCCCATGAGCCTTGTCTCTGTGGCAGCCAAAGGTAGagtaatttttatataaattagaGGTCACTTTTGTATGACTTGTCTAAATTCAGAGAGTAAAACAGGAGTGCTACTCTCTTGGGGATGTCTACAGATTTCCATCTCCTAGGCTGTAGATAAAAAGCCAAATTCTCTTGAGGCTGTGTTTCTGCTTGCCTTGCTAGGGCACACATCAGAGCAAATGCAGGCAGTCAGGGGTCTCTGCAGAGGTGAGGGCTGCACTGCCTGTGCAAAGAGCTGACCATGGCAGCCTGGGTGTACCCTGAGGTCATCAGAATGCCACTCTGGGTGTCAAACTAAACCAGAACTTGGTTCAGGCTCATATAAGTTTGTGTATAAAAGAAGAATTATCGATCCTTGTACTTCTAGATGCAGTTTGATATCACAGTACTGTTGGTGGTGTGGAATTGGTGCAGATCATGTATTTGTATGTTTGTCTTAGTTTCGTtctgggggtggtttttttgtctgtttaatGTTGGACTCTCCTTCAGACAGGGTGCAAATTCTCATGAGGGATGCATTCTGCCTTAATTTAGTCCAGGAATGGGTTTGGTGGTGTTAGGTGTATGATTGAGCGCAGTTATCATATTTTCCaacttaatgattctgtgattcctaaCTTTACAAAACGTGTGGTTTCTTAGTTCCTCCACAATTTTCATACCTCACCTTCCAGCTAAACTAACTAGAGTCCTGCTCAGATGGGATTTTGATTTATCAGAAAATGAGTGATAACAGATCTGttattttcatgctgtgataatGGCTAGAGCAGACGAGCTCCAGCTGTTTTATAGCTGGGTAGTGGCTGCAATTACAGTCTGTGTAAACAACTGGCCAGAGCCACAGTTATCGGAgtaaaattagcttttaacagcAATTCAGACAGAAATAATTATCTTTCAACAGAGGAGCACCTTCTAGTGGTCTCGAGTGAACATGGCAGGTAGTTAAACGGAGAGGTAAATATGCTAGATAAAGAGTCGCAATGCATATTTCTATAGACTATTTCTATGattaaattcaaaattcatttaaaaacaaagggaaaaacccAAGCGTATATTGgaaaaaattaacacatttttcaattatattattttctgctATTCCCATTCTCCCTGCTGACCTAATGGTTTACTAGGTTTTTATACAGTTACCTCGAAAGAGTATTTTTGTATGTTCTACTTGTAACCTACCCACCCTTTTGCTTTCTTAGTAACAGAAATTTGTCTTCATTATACAGCAGCTCCAAAGGAAATTTGCCATGGAAATATTACTTTGTTCAGTTTCACTGATTATTATAATACAGTTTCTCCAGCCAGAGTGTTTCTAGTGAACAGATTTTGCAATGTATTATTTGCCCTGGttagttttgaaaataacatAGTAGtaaatgatttaaaatacagtttttcctAAGTTACTACTTAATATAGTGGCTATGACAGTTTGGTCTAGTTTGTGGTGTCTTTCAATCTGTATGTAGTAGATAATCCTTTTTGGACACGATTATATAGTGTACATAATACAAATGAAGGATGTACTATTTCTAGAAAGGCAAATTAAGATTCATAAGCAGTACTTAATATTATGTCATTGCAGGATATTTGTGCATTAGTGGAAGCTAACTGAAACATATTCATACTTAGATTTTCATTACATTTCTCTGAACTTTGCAATTGAGTGAAAAATGTCAAGTGCAAAAACTCGGATTTTCTTGTGCTTAAAAGAAGACATAGCTATTCAATTTTTGACTCTATAAACATCATAAATGTATTCCTGAGTTTTCAAAGTAGAGAACTTGacccttttatttctgaagaattttttcagcattttgaaaaattcagcccaaaactgaaataaagtcTTGTAAAGATTTAACCCATGAAAGAGAATTTTGTATAATTTGTTTTAGTggtgccattaaaaaaaattattgaaatagtAGTTTAGCCTCCTCCATTCTCTGCTAGAAGGGTAAAGGGGTAGTAAGACAAAGTTAATGGAGTTTTGGTGTTGTCAACCACTTTTGTAATCACAGGGACAATATTCTGGAAAATACTGCAAGTGGTACACAGTGACTTGTTATAAGTACACCTGCTGACTTTAAGACTGGTCCAAGTCTGGCAGAATAATAATCAGCCTTCCCATGTAAGATCTGTGCAGATGGCAGCACATACTAGTTCTGACATGGGACTGGATTAACTGATTGTATCCTTTTGGTGTTCAGACAGGTGTTGATCAGGATGCATACACAGGTGCCAGTTGAGAAGTGTATAGCTTACAAAAAACCAGTTTTCACTGAGTCTGGAAGGGCTCAGGTCTGTGTGCTTACCCCTGTATTCCACAGTGAGCTAGAGAGTGTCTCTTTTGTCACTggaatttgctttctttttggcCCACAAGACCAGTTCTTGACTTTGCTTTACACTGGAAATACAGACATGCTCAGTAACCCCTGGGGTGCCGTACTTTCAAATCTAGTCACAGTCTCCATAATAGACAGCAGAGTTACAAATGTTTattgaagacaaaaaataacaCTAATGCTTAATCTACTTGgttttcaaaattctttataaatgtttattttgaagGCCTCTGTAGTAGATATATAGTAAGCAATTCTatttactattaaaaataaGCTTGTGAATTGGCttcaggagaaaagaacaaacagtATAGAAAAACCCTGATTATTTTGACAAATTGTTGCAGAGCACCATTAAACTGGTATTGAAGAGCAGAGATTTTAGCACTTCCCTTCAGAGTTCAGCATCAGCATTATACAGGCTAAAAATACTGCTGTGTTTCTTATATCTGCTATGAAGTTTGGATTCCGAAGaattcagagaaggaaaatgtaatttctggaGGCATGACATATATGGTGATAAAAAATCTTAgctctaaaattaaaaaaataaagaggatcATGAAATCGCTTACATAGGTTTGGCAGTTAAAACCCCAGGTTTCTTAAAAATTCTAAAGGAATAAAGAGTgcaaaaatattattgaatACTTACATGCCATCAAactaacttttttattattattcagtgACGCCATTTAAGaagggaattattttttcacattagTTTTGTAACCTGTGATTGAGTCACATAGGATTAAAAAATCTATACCTCAGGAACAAATGCGttagcattttcttttgctaaTGCAAGGTTTTCAGTTACTTCCCCACTAAAAAATGTTCTAAAACATTACAAGAAATCAATATCTATTTTTACAGGTTTCCTTTTATCTGCATCAGCACAATTGTCTAAATCTGAAGTAATAACGTCAGTAATAgtaaaatctaaaattaaaattataggCTGAATCTCTATAATAGAAAGTGAGAGGCccagaaaaattcagaattaagCCTGCCTACACACTAATTCTGGCATGGCTTTAAGTCTTTCCACATTATCTGCATTTTACAACTCTTCCAAATCAGCAGCCTGAAGTATTGCTTCTAGATAATAACAATGACATCAATGTAAAGCAGAGATGGGGTACCTTCAGGACCCCCCCTGCAACGTGTGATATGGTAGATGGCACTGACCATCACCACCTGCCTCTTTCTCGCCTTTGGGTTATCCATAAGATAAGAAAATGTCAGCTCTTTCCTTGCAGCAGCTAAAGTCCATCCTCCTGTTCTTGTTTTGGTATTAAAAGATGAATATAAATTCTTTTGAACAATTCTATTATTTACTTCTTTGAGAAATAGCAAAAAATCTTAAAAGGTTATGTGCCATTTCTAAAgtggcatttctttttctaaggaAGGCAGAGTGCTGTGCATTTCACCTGTGTGAATTCACCTGCAGTCTCTAGTTCAGATAAGGCACTTCAGACCATGAAAATCAGTAAGACAGGCTGCACAAGAAGGCCGGTGGAAAGACACCTGGCTGTGGACATCAGTCTTTTGACCAGTGTTGGCTGAACTGGTGGGAAACCGGAGATCCTGAGCTCCTCTTGTCTTAGCACACGATGTTTTGTGTGAGGACATCAGTTTTTGAGCTGGGTCAGTAGCTGAGACCTTGACTGTTACCTTTTGTCACATTAGGCTGCATTTTACCTTAGACTGCAGAAGCTGAGAACTGCAGTGCTCCTTGATCAGGGTTCACCTTTCCCAGCTGAAGGAAGCCCCATTTGTGCTGACTCAGGTGAAGTGGAAGGGACCGAGCTGGTATGTGCCAAGCTGGGAGAACTCCTGAAAAGAGAACTTGGGAGAGCTGTAGGTTTGATAGGTCCCTGCAGGAGGTCAGCACGTCCCATCATCTCTTGGTTacaggctccaggcagagcacagggggaCTTGGGCCACTCAGAATCTTGGATGTCTCTCtaaagcaggagcagagaagcCATATTTCTTTACAAAGCAGATGATGGACTTAGCCATATCACCTGCTTCTGCTGTGGTTCCTCCAGCTGTAGAATCACTttaggcaattttttttcctcctgcctaAAGAGATTTGGCTACCACAGATGAAAGCAGTGTATgatagcaaaatattttaatagcattGTGGTATTGTTTGTTATAGTTTTTTGCGAAGTGAGGTGATTCTGAGGCAGGACAAAGAAAAACTTTGATatcaaaatacattaatttatgTATATTGAAGAGAAAACCAAACTTTTAGGCACatctgaacatttttatttaaaagaggaAGTAAACATTTCAGTAGTTTCTCTGTGAGATGAAAgtattacaaagaaaaatacagactaTAAAGATTGCTTTTCTTAGCAACTTCAGGAAATTTATAGCAAAATTTCAACTTAGAGATTTTTGGTTTAACAATTTTTGCTTACAAAACATTGCTGAATGTACAATAGTAAATGGGAAAGTTGTTTTTTTGACAACAGCTGAGCACATAAAAGGTCAAATATTTCAGGCTACAGTCTACCCTGTGTCCATTGAATGTGTTATGAAGATGTTAACATATCTAGATAAAAAAGCTACCTAGACCTTGCAGTCAGTTTTGTAGGCTAATACATTATTACAATATACTATAATGTGTTCAAACTCATAATAGTTAGGTATTTAACTGGATAGCATGCCCTCAGATTTAATACAAAGATCTGTGAGAAACCAGTATTGCAACATACTTCTCATAGTAGAATAAGTTTACTTCGGCTCTTGGCTGTTTAGTTTATTGTTCACTTATTATAGcaaaatggaataatttaattttatttgtttatgtcATTGTACCCAAGTAATAttataataaaacattttaggaCCATgtatttcaaagtaaaaatataagTAAGTAAATATGAACAGATGTCTTGTGCCTTTTACTACGCAGAAAATACTTGGTTTCAATCAGGGCAACATTAGCATAAGATCAGCCTAGTtgaacaaaaatgctttttaaaagtgtgtttAATTGATTATATAACCATTTAttatcaggaaaacaaatgtctAGAACCCTTATCAGCTACTAGAGTATATTCACTGCTAAGTATAATGAGAAACAGGAATAGCTTAGGCTAAGAGATGGAaggatgttttttaaaagagtatCTAAAAGCAGTGCCTTTAGACTCAGTCCAGGACAAAGGCATGTTGTGTGAGAGGTGTCCAGGCCGGGAGAACAGCCAGCAGAGGCACTGTGCACAGATGTGTTTTGTAGCAATGCCCttatctgttttttttcccttctgttcttCATTATTCATGGTTGGTTGAGACTAAACTTTTTAGAAGCATGAGGTTGattcttatctttttttccccccttttcttcTATGTGTGTGAGCATCTTGGGACCTCTGTTATAGATGGCTTTGTTGATAGATAATGAATGAACTTTGTAGAACTTGTGGACACAGACAGTGGAAGCAAGCAGACATGGAGGCATGTTTCCAACAgacaattaaattaaaaaaagaatatttttcttttaatgtaagTAAAATTGAAGTAACTGGAAATATCAAAGGAAAGAAGCAGTACTTAGAATGACGTAAGTACACATAGGCATGTAATTTTTCCATGGGATTTTGTGAGTGTAGCAGTACATCCCAACACTTGTAAAGTGTTTCAGATTATCAGGACCAGATTATTTTCTTGTCACCgttacaatttaaaaaaaacaactgtattttatatctatatatttagTAAATACAATTGAAACATAACACAAGAGAGATTGAATATCCATGTAGAAtagaataattttctaatatatacaaggagaaaattatatttaaactGTGGAAATTAAAGAATTAAGACCGTACAAAGTATATTAAAATCTACTTCATCATTAGTAACTTTGAAAGTAAAGTTAACGTGCTCACTGTTGCATGTGGAACTTGGCAAGAAAACAAGTCAGCAGGTGGCTGATTATTAGAACATGATTATTTTGCCCATACAGTGTGATGAATGAACACATGTTTAATGACTCTTGAAGGTGGTGGTTGTTCTGATGACTGTTGGCCTGGTTGAATGACTAAAATGTATTGTAGCCTAATTATCTTGGACTATCCTGAAACTGTGATGCTGAGACCTGAAAGGAACAGAAGAAGAAGCGTTCTCTGTAGTGGCATCTCTTACCCTTCTTGCAGCTCAGCCACCGTTTTATTTCAGGGCTTTCCAAGGGCAGACTTCTGCCTGTAGGGGAGTTCTGAGTTCGTGCAGAACGCAGgctcccctggagcagagcactAATAACAAACATCTGTAATTGCCGGGGGTTTGGGGGAACCCCTGCTGTCTGGGAGAAGACTTAGCACAGCTCTGCAATCCACGCTTATTTATTTCATGAGCAGATTCACTGTGTCTCTGAATATCCTCAGGGACTTTATCTtactatttattatttgtttgtttgtttttggaaaTGGGCTGCGCTTTCCTGGGTTAATGAGGTTCCACTGCCAGTGGAACTCTAGTGCAAGCAGCATTAAAATGAAGTACTTGTAGAAAGCCTCTCTGCAAATGCTCGAGCAGTTCAGCTGTAAGCATTCTGACAGTTATTAATTGCACGATCACAATCTGAGCAGCACTTACAAACAGATGAAGAAATAATTAACAGAAACTAAGGAGGCTCCTCAACACTGTCTGCTGTTAATCTCTATTTTTCCCGCCCAGAATTAAAGGAGAGCTTATAACTTTTACTCAGAACTTTTCATCATTTTATATTCTGTGTTTCATGTACGTGTACAGATAGAAGTATTATTTCACAATAAATTAGGGTATTTAACAACAATATTCGAAATGCCAATTCTGTAAAGCTGGGAGCTGCTAGTGTTCCTTGTCTTGTTAAGTTTtactctgcatttctgtgtgttctTGCTTATTGGAGAGATATCTGTATAATACAGGACACTAAACATGAAATGGGTCTGATGACACCAAGCCAAAGGAGCAGTTGGGAATGCAGGTCTTAAACAACAATCTTTGTTGTTTAAGTTATTGTTCTCAGGGACACACTGATGTCCCTTACCCTTTCTGTCAGACAGCAGCAGTACTGGCATTTGGGATGACATTTCTTACATCTAATTTTTGACAGAATGTCTTGTTTGCTATTGTAAAAATGATTGGGTCAAGGCAACTGTTGATGCTGCAGATGATCTCTGTGACTTTGTAAATGGCACTTAATGTGCTTATGTTCCCACAGGGTGGTTGACAATTAATTCTGTAAATTACTACCACCATCATCATAACATGGAAAGGcatgaaagaaacagcaaacactATCATAGCAGCTGAAATCATTAACAGAGGCCTAACAAGTCTGTTCCTTCTTTGCTGACGTTTACTCAATTTTAGTAATGCTTTGAGAGTCAACACATAGCACGTAAAGATGACTGTGACTGGAATTAGGAATCTCAGTACAAGTTTGGAGAATGTGAATGGCACAGCAAATTGTAGTGGTTCATCAGTGCTGTCCAGGTAATTTATAATGTTGTGATATCTTCTAGCTGCAACCATGGTGTAGTAAATCTCAGGCAGCGATGCAATCACTATGAAGATCCACACCCCAATGGTGCAAAATACAGCCTTTTCTTTGTCCCACCATGTTAATGAGCTGATGGGATGAACAGCACCTATGTATCTGTCAAAACTGATGAGTGTCAGGGAATATACACTTCCATAGATATTAATACTAAAAAATAGTCCTATGATCTGATAAAACGCTTGGCTGAAATAGGCATCAAACTTCTGGATATTATAATATACTGAAAAAGGTGCCAAGAGAGTCCAAGTAAAGTCACACAGTGCcaaattaaagagaaatacGGTATTGGTAGTCCATGTCTTCATGCAGTAAACATAATGTCGTAGTGCAAGTATGTTGCCTAAAAATCCTGTCAATAAAGTGAGAAGGCAAACCAGAACCAGCAAATAACAGTACCACTCCAGGTTAggatttctgttgcaaatgaaaataatgcatGTACCATTCATCATCAGTCCATGGAGTACGcctgaagggaaaagagagaccaacagcctttaaaataaaaattgagtgTGatacattacatttaaaattcaaatattagCAGTTAAATTCAGTGTGTTTGAACTGGTAAAAGAATTCAGAACATAGTATAATGTACAAACTCTCTCCtctatctgaaaaaaaaaaagcaaactccaTATAGGTACCACAGCTTATTCTCCAGCACCCACACGAGCAGATCTTCATGAACTTATATGCAAAgctttatatatatgtatatatatgctttatatatatatatatatatgctttatATACTT from Sylvia atricapilla isolate bSylAtr1 chromosome 5, bSylAtr1.pri, whole genome shotgun sequence includes:
- the LOC136360867 gene encoding P2Y purinoceptor 1-like: MERKNTAWNLDFCKTDNSNFTKTGVLHGLMMNGTCIIFICNRNPNLEWYCYLLVLVCLLTLLTGFLGNILALRHYVYCMKTWTTNTVFLFNLALCDFTWTLLAPFSVYYNIQKFDAYFSQAFYQIIGLFFSINIYGSVYSLTLISFDRYIGAVHPISSLTWWDKEKAVFCTIGVWIFIVIASLPEIYYTMVAARRYHNIINYLDSTDEPLQFAVPFTFSKLVLRFLIPVTVIFTCYVLTLKALLKLSKRQQRRNRLVRPLLMISAAMIVFAVSFMPFHVMMMVVVIYRINCQPPCGNISTLSAIYKVTEIICSINSCLDPIIFTIANKTFCQKLDVRNVIPNASTAAV